CTGACCGGTGCGCTGGCAGTGCTGATCCGCGTGGTCAACCCGGCCTATCCCGAGGGCATGATGCTGTCGATCCTCTTTATGAATGCGCTGGCTCCGCTGGTGGACTACTACGTGGTCGAGGCGAACATCTCGCGCAGAAAGAAACGTGTTAAACTGGCGAAATAGGGGAGATATATGGCAACGAAAAAATTCAAATGCACAGTCTGCGGCTATATCCACGAAGGGAAGGCCGCTCCCGAAACGTGCCCCGTTTGCGCGGCTCCCGCTTCGGCGTTCGTCGAGATCGAGGACGCGAAGAAGAAGGGGATGCTGAGCGACAAGAACGGCAACGCATATATTATAATGTATTCGACCGTGATGGTCGTGATCGTGGCGACGCTGCTCGCCGTGGCGGCACTCTCGCTCCAGAAGCGCCAGTATGCCAACGAGCTGAACGAAAAGAAATCCTCGATCCTCTCGTCGCTCTCGGCGCAGGATCAGGATTACGATACCTTCATCGACGCCTACGTCGTCGACGCCCGGGGCGAGAAGGTCGAGGGACAGGACGTATTCGAACTACTTAAGGACTTGCAGGGCGCTTTCGACGACGGCAAATTCCCCGTGTTCGAGGCCAAGGACGGCCGTGTGGTGATCCCGGTTACGGGTACCGGTCTCTGGGGCCCAGTCTGGGGCTATGTGGCGCTCGAAAAGGATATGGACACGATGGCCGG
This Alistipes onderdonkii DNA region includes the following protein-coding sequences:
- a CDS encoding Na(+)-translocating NADH:ubiquinone reductase subunit C, which codes for MATKKFKCTVCGYIHEGKAAPETCPVCAAPASAFVEIEDAKKKGMLSDKNGNAYIIMYSTVMVVIVATLLAVAALSLQKRQYANELNEKKSSILSSLSAQDQDYDTFIDAYVVDARGEKVEGQDVFELLKDLQGAFDDGKFPVFEAKDGRVVIPVTGTGLWGPVWGYVALEKDMDTMAGIIMAHKGETPGLGAEIATPKYQALFVGKKIFKGDEFVSVKLRKGGAQDPEHEVDAISGGTKTSDGVTAMLYNSLHHYLPLLEAKRKAAIEAIVFAPVREESNQENVENNE